Sequence from the Lentimicrobiaceae bacterium genome:
TGGTGAGCTCTGCATTAAAAACAATTTCCCTTGATGGAGGTTGAAAAGAATTACGTGCTGGGTGAATGGTTGCAGGTTTGGCATGGATAATAAAACCACCAAAACCAGGAACTATAACACAATCATGTCTGTATAGTAAATCGCAGATGTATCTTTCCAGTTTCATTGCACAACATTTTTTGCCATTGCTAAAGTAGTACAGGTAGGTGAAAAAATCAAGCGTTGTTAGTAAGTTTTAATAAATCGTCAGGGGTGTCAATAGAAACACTTTCATGTTCAGTAAATTCAACATGAATAGGGATGCCATTTTGCATCCACCGCAGTTGTTCGAGCGACTCGGCTGTTTCAAGTGATGAAGGTTGTTCCAGTGTACTGATTCTTTGTAAAACATGAGTCCGGTAACCGTAAATTCCTATATGTTTATAGTAAGTATGATAGTTTATCCAATCCTGTTCATCTTTTCCTCTCAGGTAGGGGATGGGCGAGCGGCTGAAGTATAAAGCCTTGTTATTGTTATTTGCCACTATTTTTATGATGGAAGGGGCAAATAATGCTTCAGAAGAAGTGAGTCGTAGTGCCAGGGTGGCAATTTGCACATCTTCATTGTTGAAGCACATGGCAACCTGGTTTATTTGCCCGGGATCAATAAAAGGTTCATCTCCCTGAATATTAATGATAGCATCATAGTTTACTCCTGAATCACGCATGAGTATTTCTGCAGTTTCCGCACAGCGGTCGGTACCTGTCCGGTGGCTGGAAGATGTCATTACCACCTTACCTCCAAAGCGCTTCACTTCCTCAGCAATACGGCTGTCATCGGTAGCAACCACCACATTGTCCAATAAACTTGCTTTGGCAGCCTGTTCATAAACTCTTTGAATCATGGTTTTTCCGTTGATAACCGTGAGTGGTTTCCCCGGAAAACGGGTGGAAGCATAACGTGAAGGAATAATTCCGAGAATTTTCATCGAACATGTAAAATTAACTTCAGAACAGTCCGTGAAGTTCGGCATTTACCCTTTCGATAATATTGCCAAGGTCCTCGGGGTTTTCTGAGAAGTTGATGTCGTCAACGTCCACTATCATCAATTTTCCCTCTTTGTAGCCATTAATCCATTCTTCGTAACGATCGTTCAGGCTTTTCAGGTAGTCGAGACGGATGGAGGCTTCATAATCCCTTCCCCGTTTCTGAATCTGTCTGACAAGTGTGGGGACGCTTGCTCTGAGGTAGATAAGCAAATCAGGTGGTTTGATAAACGAAACCATCAGTTCGAAAAGGCTTTGGTAATTATGAAAATCTCTTGTAGCCATAAGATTCATATCGTGCAGGTTGGGAGCGAAAATATAGGCATCTTCATAAATAGTACGATCCTGCACCACGGCTTTTCCGCTATTATGAATCTCCACTATTTGCCGAAAACGGCTGTTCAAAAAATAAATCTGTAAGTTGAACGACCATCGTTGCATATCTTCATAAAAACTTGAAAGATAAGGATTTGTTTCAACATCTTCGTAATGGGCTTCCCAACCGAAATGTTTGGCAAGCAAACCAGAAAGTGTGGTTTTGCCTGAGCCTATGTTTCCTGCGATGGCTATATGCATGGGTATA
This genomic interval carries:
- the kdsB gene encoding 3-deoxy-manno-octulosonate cytidylyltransferase, which codes for MKILGIIPSRYASTRFPGKPLTVINGKTMIQRVYEQAAKASLLDNVVVATDDSRIAEEVKRFGGKVVMTSSSHRTGTDRCAETAEILMRDSGVNYDAIINIQGDEPFIDPGQINQVAMCFNNEDVQIATLALRLTSSEALFAPSIIKIVANNNNKALYFSRSPIPYLRGKDEQDWINYHTYYKHIGIYGYRTHVLQRISTLEQPSSLETAESLEQLRWMQNGIPIHVEFTEHESVSIDTPDDLLKLTNNA
- a CDS encoding deoxynucleoside kinase, whose amino-acid sequence is MHIAIAGNIGSGKTTLSGLLAKHFGWEAHYEDVETNPYLSSFYEDMQRWSFNLQIYFLNSRFRQIVEIHNSGKAVVQDRTIYEDAYIFAPNLHDMNLMATRDFHNYQSLFELMVSFIKPPDLLIYLRASVPTLVRQIQKRGRDYEASIRLDYLKSLNDRYEEWINGYKEGKLMIVDVDDINFSENPEDLGNIIERVNAELHGLF